The genomic segment aagacaagaaaagataaattaacatttttttcaaaatttattttttattctacatATCTCAAAACAATATCACAAGGCAAGTAGAGATGAATTGGGTTTGAGGGTAATTTGATAGTTTAATACATGAATTGGTTCACCAGAAGTGTTGGtgcattaataattataatatcaaTGGCTAGAATCCAAGTTAAGCTTACTTGGGCTCAAGCTAAGCTCAAAGTTAAGGACCTTCTAAAACCCTATCATGGGCTCTATAAATATCTACCCCTTAActctaatatttttacttttatatattacATCCCCTTTCTACGACTTTTTGTTTTTACATTTTCACGGCTACCCCTTGGcctttatatgtttttttttttaatttgagtgTTATAAAGTCTTTTTAAAAATGATCATTagtagttttcttttttttttttttcaaatttgacaCAAATTTATCTATTTTGGTATTCATAgtattttctataaatttgaaaacaaaaatataatgtCTTTAACATTATTAATGACATTATATATGGAATGACTTATAAATAAAGTTTGGGATAATGAAAGACAAATGATGATAAACACATTGAtttgagtgcgattttgttcactccCTTTAACGAGGTGACCATCACTCTCACTgtttttgtgagggtgaaaagTAACGAAACGGTATTGAGGTAATTTTTAAATGTCGTTCCGTTACTTTTCACCCTCATAAAAATAGTGAGGGTGATGGTCATCCCCGTTAAAGagagtgaacaaaatcgcactccattGATTTGCATTAAAACCACACATTCACAAGATTGTCCAATCTATCGTCAACCAATCCATCATTCTCAATGAGTTTCAACCTATGTTTCGATATGATCTTTTCCACGAAGACATTCACTCTAACAACAAGCTCTCTACATTACTTTCTCAAGTCTTGCAAATCTAATCAATCGAGAAGAAATATGATCTTTTCCACGAAGACATTCACTCTAACAACAAGCTCTCTACATTACTTTCTCAAGTCTTGCAAATCTAATCAATCGAGAAGAAAAAATGGTTGCTCTAGTTGAATCTCGAGCAAATAATATTCCTTATCATTGCTAATACTCTCTTTTGTTGCGGCAACTATAGCATTTCACTCAAAGGGGAGTCAAGGGCATGATTTGCTCAAGATTTAATAAGAGCGACGATTTTCTACTTTTCAATCGATTGGATTTGTAAGGTGCGATAAAGCAATATAAAGAACTTGTGAATTCAATGtctttgacaaaaaaattacaTCAAATTATAAGTTAAAAGTTTGTCAAGAATGATAACCGAGTCATGAAGAATCTAATAATTTTGTGAATGTTTGAAGACAACACAGATCAATAAATTATCATTACATTCTCTATTTGATCTAAATAATGATGACAGTGCAATTTCTAGCATCATCGGTACCATTTGACAGATacgtttaaatatttatattcacttaaataaatgtgtataaTGCTGCCATcgaaaattaaaggaaaataaagaagagCTATCCTTGGCCTTGCCATGATTTGTCGTTCCCCACATATACTTTGTGGCGGGTAATCAACCATGAAAATCGTATAATTCCAAGGCAGGAACAAGCCATGGCCACTTCTCTGTTCCTCAGAACCTCTCTCTTTCACTCGCTCTCTTTCTCCACCAAACCCTCTTCGCCTCCCTTTCCCATCAAATCCCACTCTTCCTACCTCAAAGCAGCCATGGCACGTATCCAACGactctctcatttttctgtttttacTTGAAAACATATTTCACTGTTAGAAACCCAGATGGCAGGTTTCAAGAACTAACCTTTTTGGCAGGGTTCTTGTATTTACtgccttttttttgtttgtttgtttttagaCAGAGAGAAGCGAGATTACGGAGAAAGACGAAGTGGGTGTCactgaaaagaagaaaatcttTGTTGCTGGCGCCACTGGAAACACTGGGAAGAGGATTGTGCAGCAGCTGCTGGCCAAGGGTTTTGCTGTCAAAGCTGGTGTTAGGGACGTTGATAAGGCCAAATCGAGCTTTTCAGATGGCAGCCCTGATCTTCAGATTGTGAGTTTCCGAGGAAATTGGCATCTGATTCTTGTGTTTTTGATTTCCCAATTGGATTTCTGTTTATCTCTCATTCTGTTTTGGTACCATAATTGTAtagttttcataaaatataCGAAAATCATTAAGTATCCTCAAGGTTTGGCCTCAGGTAAGAGGCTGTTGTAGTTACCTCCTCTCCGGCCTAAGCTTCAAaccttttttttgggggggggagggggggggggggaagaacaCATAGATTTCTGTGTGCTTACCTGGTGTACAGGGTTTGTGGGCTATTGCGGCTGAGTTTTCGCCaagcatatatttatttctttttggtttgTGTTTTCTGTTCCCCCTTCTAGTAGGATTAAGGTTTGAGAAAACCTCACAATCATGAATCCAAATAACATACCAAAAGAATAAAAGGGGAGTCCAAATTAGATAACCTGCCGTTAGAGATAATGTATGATCTGCGAAGTTTGCTGCCCTCATATAGATTTGGCAGTGTAGACACACTTGATGTTCTAAGATCAAATGGGAAATGCCATGCATCCATTATTCTGGGTGATTACAGCGACttcaaaaaattccattttAGGATAAGAGAGGACCATTTCTAACTGTTACGGGATCTTGGTTTGTCTGGGGATGCATATTTTTGCAGGTGAAAGCAGATGTAACTGAAGGTTCAACAAATCTAGCTCACGCTATTGGTGATGATTCTGATGCCGTAATATGTGCAACAGGTTTTCAGCCTTCTTGGGATTTACTGGCTCCGTGGAAGGTTAGTTTATGTGTATTATTTCTCTTGATCTCTTGCCTAATTTTGTTAATGTAGAATCTTATACTTTATGCTTCACAGAGTTAAACCTTAATTATCAAGAATATCACTTCATATTGGGGTTTCTACGGACTTGTTTGCAGTCTGTGGAAGCACAAGTGTGGAACTTAGAGCATCCCAACGTAAGTTGTGGAGTTCTGCCAACTAAACGTCAAATTGGGCGCTTAAAGCTGATATTTTTTACTCAAGACTGCTAGGACTCCTGTTTGTCCTTTTGATGTAATTTCTTAGCGTCTCTTAGTTGCTTCGACACTGGATGCCTATAAAGGATGAGAACTGGTAGTGCTTTGATATAAGAATCCATTCAGAAGTGACAACCATGATATATGATTGAAAATTGGATAAAAAGATTCCATTTCTAGCTTTATTAATATCCCACTTGATCTTCTAGACTAATTTTGGAGGACTAGGAGCTCAAAAACCAATCCAGTGTCATCATTATTGAAGAAGTAGGTTTTCAGCATAAAAAATGGGAGATGAAGGGAGGCAAAAGGGGATGGATTTGGTATTTTAGTTATGGTGATACCACAGCTTACACTGACGTGGATTGCCAAGAGTAATTGGATGGTTTCAGATTGTTGGAACTTACATGTCAGAGATATATGCGAACAGGAACATCTAAAAACCAAAACATTCTTTAAGTTCTACTGTTACCATCAGTTCACTGCAGAATTTTCAGGcaataatttcaatttatatgCTACAAACCAGTTGCAATACAAGGTTCAACCCTGACTTTATTGCATGCTTGCATACATGAATTTCCATCTCTCTAATGTTTGATAGTCCTGCCATTTCAATTCAATCATCTTTTGGGTGTTAAAAATAGCTTCACCATGTAAAATCTTCTGCTGCAGGTTGATAATTTTGGCACGGTAAACCTTGTTGAAGCATGCAGGAAGCGTGGTGTTAATAGATTCATCCTAATTAGTTCCATTTTAGTCAACGGGGCTGCAATGGGGCAGCTGCTCAATCCTGCGTACATATTTCTCAATGTTTTTGGACTCACTTTAGTAGCAAAGCTTCAGGCAGAGCAGTATATCAGGCGATCTGGTATTAACTACACAATTATAAGGCCTGGTGGATTAAGAAATGACCCCCCAAATGGAAATATAGTTATGGAACCAGAGGTAAATTATTGAACAGAGACCTTTTGGTTTTGTAGGAAAGTAGCAAGCAAGTTATGTGCTAATATagtctctccctccctctctctctctctctctctctatatatatatatatatatttatacaggATACTCTATATGAAGGTTCCATATCTAGAGATCAAGTTGCTGAAGTTGCTGTTGAGGCATTGCTTCATCCAGAAGCGTCTTACAAAGTGGTGGAAATTGTTGCTCGCAAGGAAGCTCCAAAACGTTCATTTGAGGAATTATTTGGCTCT from the Diospyros lotus cultivar Yz01 unplaced genomic scaffold, ASM1463336v1 superscaf1, whole genome shotgun sequence genome contains:
- the LOC127792783 gene encoding uncharacterized protein At2g34460, chloroplastic isoform X1, translating into MATSLFLRTSLFHSLSFSTKPSSPPFPIKSHSSYLKAAMAQRSEITEKDEVGVTEKKKIFVAGATGNTGKRIVQQLLAKGFAVKAGVRDVDKAKSSFSDGSPDLQIVKADVTEGSTNLAHAIGDDSDAVICATGFQPSWDLLAPWKVDNFGTVNLVEACRKRGVNRFILISSILVNGAAMGQLLNPAYIFLNVFGLTLVAKLQAEQYIRRSGINYTIIRPGGLRNDPPNGNIVMEPEDTLYEGSISRDQVAEVAVEALLHPEASYKVVEIVARKEAPKRSFEELFGSIKQR
- the LOC127792783 gene encoding uncharacterized protein At2g34460, chloroplastic isoform X2, translated to MATSLFLRTSLFHSLSFSTKPSSPPFPIKSHSSYLKAAMAQRSEITEKDEVGVTEKKKIFVAGATGNTGKRIVQQLLAKGFAVKAGVRDVDKAKSSFSDGSPDLQIVKADVTEGSTNLAHAIGDDSDAVICATGFQPSWDLLAPWKVDNFGTVNLVEACRKRGVNRFILISSILVNGAAMGQLLNPAYIFLNVFGLTLVAKLQAEQYIRRSGINYTIIRPGGLRNDPPNGNIVMEPEVPYLEIKLLKLLLRHCFIQKRLTKWWKLLLARKLQNVHLRNYLAL